In Mycobacterium tuberculosis H37Rv, a single window of DNA contains:
- the ssb gene encoding single-strand DNA-binding protein encodes MAGDTTITIVGNLTADPELRFTPSGAAVANFTVASTPRIYDRQTGEWKDGEALFLRCNIWREAAENVAESLTRGARVIVSGRLKQRSFETREGEKRTVIEVEVDEIGPSLRYATAKVNKASRSGGFGSGSRPAPAQTSSASGDDPWGSAPASGSFGGGDDEPPF; translated from the coding sequence GTGGCTGGTGACACCACCATCACCATCGTCGGAAATCTGACCGCTGACCCCGAGCTGCGGTTCACCCCGTCCGGTGCGGCCGTGGCGAATTTCACCGTGGCGTCAACGCCCCGGATCTATGACCGTCAGACCGGCGAATGGAAAGACGGCGAAGCGCTGTTCCTCCGGTGCAATATCTGGCGGGAGGCGGCCGAGAACGTGGCCGAGAGCCTCACCCGGGGGGCACGAGTCATCGTTAGCGGGCGGCTTAAGCAGCGGTCGTTTGAAACCCGTGAGGGCGAGAAGCGCACCGTCATCGAGGTCGAGGTCGATGAGATTGGGCCTTCGCTTCGGTACGCCACCGCCAAGGTCAACAAGGCCAGCCGCAGCGGCGGGTTTGGCAGCGGATCCCGTCCGGCGCCGGCGCAGACCAGCAGCGCCTCGGGAGATGACCCGTGGGGCAGCGCACCGGCGTCGGGTTCGTTCGGCGGCGGCGATGACGAACCGCCATTCTGA
- the rpsR1 gene encoding 30S ribosomal protein S18: protein MAKSSKRRPAPEKPVKTRKCVFCAKKDQAIDYKDTALLRTYISERGKIRARRVTGNCVQHQRDIALAVKNAREVALLPFTSSVR, encoded by the coding sequence ATGGCCAAGTCCAGCAAGCGGCGCCCGGCTCCGGAAAAGCCGGTCAAGACGCGTAAATGCGTGTTCTGCGCGAAGAAGGACCAAGCGATCGACTACAAGGACACCGCGCTGTTGCGCACCTACATCAGCGAGCGCGGCAAGATCCGCGCGCGTCGGGTCACGGGCAACTGCGTGCAGCACCAGCGAGACATCGCGCTCGCGGTGAAGAACGCCCGCGAGGTGGCGCTGCTGCCCTTTACGTCTTCGGTGCGGTAG
- the rplI gene encoding 50S ribosomal protein L9, with the protein MKLILTADVDHLGSIGDTVEVKDGYGRNFLLPRGLAIVASRGAQKQADEIRRARETKSVRDLEHANEIKAAIEALGPIALPVKTSADSGKLFGSVTAADVVAAIKKAGGPNLDKRIVRLPKTHIKAVGTHFVSVHLHPEIDVEVSLDVVAQS; encoded by the coding sequence ATGAAGCTCATTCTCACGGCCGATGTCGATCACCTCGGGTCCATCGGCGACACTGTCGAGGTCAAGGACGGGTATGGCCGTAACTTTCTGCTCCCGCGCGGCCTGGCGATCGTCGCCTCGCGCGGAGCCCAGAAGCAGGCTGACGAGATCCGCCGGGCCCGCGAAACCAAAAGCGTACGCGACCTAGAGCACGCCAACGAGATCAAGGCGGCGATCGAGGCGCTCGGCCCGATAGCGCTGCCGGTGAAGACTTCAGCTGATTCTGGGAAGTTGTTCGGCTCGGTGACCGCCGCAGATGTGGTTGCTGCCATCAAGAAGGCCGGTGGACCAAACCTCGATAAGCGGATCGTTCGGCTGCCCAAGACGCACATCAAGGCCGTGGGCACGCATTTTGTGTCGGTGCACCTGCACCCGGAAATCGATGTCGAGGTATCGCTGGACGTCGTGGCGCAGAGCTAA
- the dnaB gene encoding replicative DNA helicase (Contains an intein (position 61630..62838). This protein undergoes a protein self splicing that involves a post-translational excision of the intervening region (intein) followed by peptide ligation. In the intein section; belongs to the homing endonuclease family.): protein MAVVDDLAPGMDSSPPSEDYGRQPPQDLAAEQSVLGGMLLSKDAIADVLERLRPGDFYRPAHQNVYDAILDLYGRGEPADAVTVAAELDRRGLLRRIGGAPYLHTLISTVPTAANAGYYASIVAEKALLRRLVEAGTRVVQYGYAGAEGADVAEVVDRAQAEIYDVADRRLSEDFVALEDLLQPTMDEIDAIASSGGLARGVATGFTELDEVTNGLHPGQMVIVAARPGVGKSTLGLDFMRSCSIRHRMASVIFSLEMSKSEIVMRLLSAEAKIKLSDMRSGRMSDDDWTRLARRMSEISEAPLFIDDSPNLTMMEIRAKARRLRQKANLKLIVVDYLQLMTSGKKYESRQVEVSEFSRHLKLLAKELEVPVVAISQLNRGPEQRTDKKPMLADLRESGCLTASTRILRADTGAEVAFGELMRSGERPMVWSLDERLRMVARPMINVFPSGRKEVFRLRLASGREVEATGSHPFMKFEGWTPLAQLKVGDRIAAPRRVPEPIDTQRMPESELISLARMIGDGSCLKNQPIRYEPVDEANLAAVTVSAAHSDRAAIRDDYLAARVPSLRPARQRLPRGRCTPIAAWLAGLGLFTKRSHEKCVPEAVFRAPNDQVALFLRHLWSAGGSVRWDPTNGQGRVYYGSTSRRLIDDVAQLLLRVGIFSWITHAPKLGGHDSWRLHIHGAKDQVRFLRHVGVHGAEAVAAQEMLRQLKGPVRNPNLDSAPKKVWAQVRNRLSAKQMMDIQLHEPTMWKHSPSRSRPHRAEARIEDRAIHELARGDAYWDTVVEITSIGDQHVFDGTVSGTHNFVANGISLHNSLEQDADVVILLHRPDAFDRDDPRGGEADFILAKHRNGPTKTVTVAHQLHLSRFANMAR, encoded by the coding sequence ATGGCGGTCGTTGATGACCTAGCGCCCGGCATGGACTCCTCACCGCCCAGTGAAGATTACGGCCGTCAACCACCGCAGGATCTCGCCGCCGAGCAGTCCGTGCTGGGCGGGATGTTGCTGAGCAAGGACGCCATCGCCGATGTACTGGAACGGCTACGGCCCGGCGATTTTTATCGTCCGGCGCATCAGAACGTCTACGACGCCATTTTGGACCTGTATGGGCGGGGAGAACCGGCTGATGCGGTGACGGTGGCCGCCGAACTGGATCGCCGTGGGCTGCTGCGCCGCATCGGCGGTGCTCCCTACCTGCACACCCTGATCTCGACGGTGCCGACGGCCGCCAACGCGGGCTACTACGCGAGCATCGTTGCCGAAAAGGCGCTGCTGCGCCGGCTGGTAGAGGCCGGAACCCGGGTGGTGCAGTACGGCTATGCCGGCGCCGAAGGCGCGGATGTGGCCGAGGTGGTCGATCGCGCGCAGGCCGAAATCTACGACGTCGCGGATCGGCGGCTGTCGGAAGACTTTGTGGCGCTTGAGGACCTGCTGCAACCGACGATGGACGAGATCGATGCCATCGCTTCCAGTGGCGGCCTGGCGCGCGGGGTGGCTACCGGCTTCACCGAACTCGACGAGGTCACCAACGGCCTGCATCCGGGGCAGATGGTCATCGTGGCGGCGCGCCCGGGCGTGGGAAAGTCCACCCTTGGGCTGGACTTCATGCGGTCATGCTCGATCAGGCATCGGATGGCCAGCGTCATCTTCTCGCTGGAGATGAGCAAGTCCGAGATTGTCATGCGACTGCTGTCGGCGGAGGCCAAAATCAAGCTCTCCGACATGCGTTCGGGCCGGATGAGCGATGACGACTGGACCCGGCTGGCGCGGCGGATGAGCGAAATCAGCGAAGCGCCACTGTTTATCGACGACTCGCCCAACCTGACCATGATGGAGATCCGTGCCAAGGCGCGCCGCCTGCGGCAAAAGGCCAACCTGAAGTTGATCGTGGTCGACTACCTGCAACTGATGACCTCGGGCAAGAAGTATGAATCACGGCAGGTGGAGGTGTCGGAGTTCTCGCGGCATCTGAAGCTGTTGGCAAAAGAGCTTGAGGTTCCCGTGGTCGCGATCAGCCAGCTCAACCGTGGGCCCGAGCAGCGTACCGATAAGAAACCGATGCTGGCCGACCTCAGGGAATCGGGCTGCCTGACCGCGTCCACCAGAATCTTGCGCGCCGATACCGGCGCTGAGGTCGCCTTCGGTGAGCTCATGCGAAGCGGTGAACGTCCCATGGTGTGGTCGCTGGACGAGCGGCTGCGCATGGTGGCCCGGCCGATGATCAACGTGTTCCCGAGCGGGCGCAAGGAAGTGTTTCGGCTTCGGCTGGCTTCCGGACGCGAAGTCGAGGCCACCGGCAGCCACCCCTTTATGAAGTTCGAAGGCTGGACTCCCTTGGCGCAGTTGAAGGTTGGTGACCGGATCGCAGCACCGCGCCGGGTACCTGAGCCCATCGACACTCAGCGGATGCCCGAGTCTGAGCTCATTTCGCTGGCTCGCATGATCGGTGACGGGTCGTGCCTGAAGAACCAGCCGATCCGCTACGAGCCGGTGGATGAGGCGAACCTGGCCGCGGTGACGGTCTCGGCGGCGCACTCGGATAGGGCTGCGATCCGCGACGACTACCTCGCAGCTCGAGTGCCGTCGTTGCGCCCGGCGCGGCAACGACTACCGCGCGGGCGGTGCACGCCGATTGCGGCGTGGCTGGCTGGCCTAGGGCTATTCACGAAACGCAGCCACGAAAAATGCGTACCGGAGGCTGTATTTCGCGCCCCCAATGACCAGGTGGCGTTGTTTCTGCGGCATCTGTGGAGCGCTGGTGGCTCTGTTCGGTGGGATCCCACGAATGGTCAAGGCCGGGTCTACTACGGCTCAACCAGTAGGCGTCTCATCGACGATGTGGCTCAATTGCTGCTTCGGGTTGGGATTTTTTCCTGGATCACACACGCCCCAAAGTTGGGCGGCCACGATTCGTGGCGGCTGCACATTCATGGCGCGAAGGATCAGGTCAGGTTCCTTCGTCACGTCGGCGTTCACGGCGCCGAAGCGGTGGCGGCCCAAGAGATGCTGCGTCAGCTCAAAGGACCGGTTCGCAACCCGAACCTGGACAGCGCGCCGAAAAAAGTATGGGCGCAAGTCCGCAACCGACTGTCCGCCAAACAGATGATGGACATCCAGCTCCACGAACCGACGATGTGGAAGCATTCCCCGAGCCGGTCAAGGCCGCATCGCGCGGAGGCGCGGATCGAAGATCGAGCGATCCATGAGCTGGCGAGAGGCGACGCGTACTGGGACACCGTCGTGGAGATCACCAGCATTGGAGATCAACATGTTTTCGATGGGACTGTAAGCGGCACACACAATTTCGTCGCCAATGGCATTAGTTTGCACAATTCGCTGGAACAAGATGCCGACGTTGTCATCCTGCTGCATCGACCCGACGCCTTTGACCGCGACGATCCACGTGGGGGAGAAGCGGATTTCATTCTCGCCAAACACCGCAACGGTCCGACGAAGACGGTCACCGTAGCGCATCAACTGCACCTGTCACGCTTCGCCAACATGGCTCGGTGA
- the celA1 gene encoding cellulase CelA (belongs to cellulase family B (family 6 of glycosyl hydrolases)) — MTRRTGQRWRGTLPGRRPWTRPAPATCRRHLAFVELRHYFARVMSSAIGSVARWIVPLLGVAAVASIGVIADPVRVVRAPALILVDAANPLAGKPFYVDPASAAMVAARNANPPNAELTSVANTPQSYWLDQAFPPATVGGTVARYTGAAQAAGAMPVLTLYGIPHRDCGSYASGGFATGTDYRGWIDAVASGLGSSPATIIVEPDALAMADCLSPDQRQERFDLVRYAVDTLTRDPAAAVYVDAGHSRWLSAEAMAARLNDVGVGRARGFSLNVSNFYTTDEEIGYGEAISGLTNGSHYVIDTSRNGAGPAPDAPLNWCNPSGRALGAPPTTATAGAHADAYLWIKRPGESDGTCGRGEPQAGRFVSQYAIDLAHNAGQ; from the coding sequence ATGACGCGTCGGACTGGGCAGCGATGGCGCGGGACTCTGCCCGGGCGCCGGCCTTGGACACGGCCAGCGCCCGCCACCTGTCGTCGGCATTTGGCGTTTGTCGAATTGCGGCATTATTTTGCTCGGGTGATGTCATCAGCTATTGGTTCGGTCGCGCGGTGGATAGTCCCCCTCCTGGGGGTTGCAGCCGTTGCTTCCATCGGTGTTATCGCGGACCCGGTGCGGGTCGTTCGGGCCCCGGCGTTGATCCTGGTCGATGCGGCAAACCCGCTGGCCGGAAAGCCCTTCTACGTCGATCCCGCCTCGGCGGCCATGGTCGCCGCGCGCAACGCCAACCCGCCGAACGCCGAGCTGACCTCCGTCGCCAACACCCCGCAGTCCTACTGGCTCGACCAGGCATTCCCGCCGGCGACCGTCGGCGGCACGGTTGCCAGGTACACCGGAGCGGCGCAGGCGGCCGGCGCCATGCCGGTTCTGACGCTGTATGGAATCCCCCATCGCGACTGCGGTAGCTACGCATCCGGTGGGTTCGCGACGGGCACTGATTACCGCGGGTGGATCGACGCTGTCGCATCCGGCCTGGGCTCATCGCCGGCGACGATCATCGTCGAACCCGATGCGCTGGCCATGGCCGACTGCCTGTCGCCTGACCAGCGCCAGGAACGTTTCGACTTGGTGCGCTACGCCGTCGACACGCTGACCCGCGACCCGGCCGCTGCCGTGTACGTCGATGCGGGGCATTCGCGCTGGCTGAGCGCCGAGGCAATGGCCGCCAGGCTCAACGATGTCGGTGTGGGCCGCGCGCGCGGGTTTAGCCTCAACGTCTCGAACTTCTACACCACCGATGAGGAAATCGGCTATGGCGAGGCGATTTCGGGGCTCACGAACGGTTCGCATTACGTGATCGACACGTCGCGCAACGGCGCCGGACCCGCGCCCGACGCCCCGCTCAACTGGTGTAACCCCAGCGGCCGCGCCCTGGGCGCACCGCCCACCACGGCGACCGCGGGCGCGCACGCCGACGCTTACCTGTGGATCAAACGTCCCGGGGAATCGGACGGAACCTGCGGTCGCGGGGAGCCTCAGGCGGGTCGGTTCGTTAGCCAGTACGCCATCGATCTGGCCCACAACGCCGGCCAGTAG
- a CDS encoding oxidoreductase, with protein MAREISRQTFLRGAAGALAAGAVFGSVRATADPAASGWEALSSALGGKVLQPDDGPQFATAKQVFNTNYNGYTPAVIVTPTSQLDVQKAMAFAAANNLKVAPRGGGHSYVGASTANGAMVLDLRQLPGDINYDATTGRVTVTPATGLYAMHQVLAAAGRGIPTGTCPTVGVAGHALGGGLGANSRHAGLLCDQLTSASVVLPSGQAVTASATDHPDLFWALRGGGGGNFGVTTSLTFATFPSGDLDVVNLNFPPQSFAQVLVGWQNWLRTADRGSWALADATVDPLGTHCRILATCPAGSGGSVAAAIVSAVGTQPTGTENHTFNYLDLVRYLAVGNLNPSPLGYVGGSDVFTTITPATAQGIASAVDAFPRGAGRMLAIMHALDGALATVSPGATAFPWRRQSALVQWYVETSGSPSEATSWLNTAHQAVRAYSVGGYVNYLEVNQPPARYFGPNLSRLSAVRQKYDPSRVMFSGLNF; from the coding sequence TTGGCGCGTGAGATCTCACGCCAGACGTTTCTGCGGGGTGCCGCCGGAGCGTTGGCCGCCGGCGCGGTCTTCGGCTCGGTCCGGGCTACCGCGGATCCGGCTGCCTCTGGCTGGGAGGCTCTTTCTTCCGCCCTCGGAGGGAAAGTGCTACAACCGGACGACGGTCCCCAATTCGCAACGGCCAAGCAGGTTTTCAACACCAACTACAACGGCTATACGCCGGCGGTGATCGTTACCCCGACATCGCAGCTGGACGTGCAGAAGGCGATGGCGTTCGCTGCCGCGAACAACCTCAAGGTGGCCCCACGCGGTGGCGGGCACTCCTACGTGGGGGCGTCCACGGCCAACGGCGCCATGGTGCTCGACCTACGTCAGCTACCTGGGGACATCAACTACGACGCCACCACCGGGCGGGTCACGGTGACGCCCGCCACCGGTTTGTACGCCATGCACCAGGTGTTGGCCGCGGCCGGCCGGGGCATCCCGACCGGCACCTGCCCGACGGTCGGTGTCGCGGGACACGCGCTGGGCGGCGGGCTGGGCGCCAATTCCCGGCACGCCGGCCTGCTCTGTGACCAATTGACGTCGGCGTCGGTGGTGCTGCCCAGCGGCCAGGCGGTCACCGCGTCCGCCACCGACCACCCCGACCTGTTCTGGGCGTTGCGCGGTGGCGGTGGCGGCAACTTCGGCGTGACAACCTCGCTGACCTTCGCGACGTTCCCCAGCGGGGACCTCGACGTCGTGAACCTCAATTTCCCACCGCAGTCGTTCGCGCAGGTTCTGGTCGGTTGGCAGAATTGGCTGCGAACCGCCGACCGAGGCAGCTGGGCACTGGCCGATGCCACCGTCGACCCGCTGGGCACGCATTGCCGCATCCTTGCGACCTGCCCGGCCGGGTCGGGCGGCAGCGTGGCGGCCGCCATCGTTTCGGCCGTCGGAACGCAACCGACCGGCACCGAAAACCACACGTTCAACTATCTGGACCTGGTCAGATATCTGGCCGTCGGGAACCTCAACCCGTCGCCGCTGGGATATGTCGGCGGATCCGATGTCTTCACGACGATCACTCCGGCGACCGCCCAGGGAATCGCCTCGGCGGTCGACGCCTTTCCGCGTGGAGCGGGCCGCATGTTGGCGATCATGCACGCCCTCGACGGCGCGCTCGCCACTGTGTCACCGGGGGCCACGGCCTTCCCGTGGCGTCGGCAGTCGGCGCTGGTGCAGTGGTACGTCGAAACATCCGGCTCCCCGTCGGAAGCGACTAGCTGGCTCAACACCGCACATCAAGCGGTGCGAGCGTATTCGGTTGGCGGCTATGTGAACTATCTCGAGGTAAACCAACCGCCGGCACGTTACTTTGGCCCGAATCTGTCCCGGCTGAGCGCAGTACGTCAGAAGTATGACCCCAGCCGGGTCATGTTCTCCGGGCTGAACTTCTAG
- a CDS encoding transmembrane protein, whose product METGSPGKRPVLPKRARLLVTAGMGMLALLLFGPRLVDIYVDWLWFGEVGFRSVWITVLLTRLAIVAAVALVVAGIVLAALLLAYRSRPFFVPDEPQRDPVAPLRSAVMRRPRLFGWGIAVTLGVVCGLIASFDWVKVQLFVHGGTFGIVDPEFGYDIGFFVFDLPFYRSVLNWLFVAVVLAFLASLLTHYLFGGLRLTTGRGMLTQAARVQLAVFAGAVVLLKAVAYWLDRYELLSSGRKEPTFTGAGYTDIHAELPAKLVLVAIAVLCAVSFFTAIFLRDLRIPAMAAALLVLSAILVGGLWPLLMEQFSVRPNAADVERPYIQRNIEATREAYRIGGDWVQYRSYPGIGTKQPRDVPVDVTTIAKVRLLDPHILSRTFTQQQQLKNFFSFAEILDIDRYRIDGELQDYIVGVRELSPKSLTGNQTDWINKHTVYTHGNGFVAAPANRVNAAARGAENISDSNSGYPIYAVSDIASLGSGRQVIPVEQPRVYYGEVIAQADPDYAIVGGAPGSAPREYDTDTSKYTYTGAGGVSIGNWFNRTVFATKVAQHKFLFSREIGSESKVLIHRDPKERVQRVAPWLTTDDNPYPVVVNGRIVWIVDAYTTLDTYPYAQRSSLEGPVTSPTGIVRQGKQVSYVRNSVKATVDAYDGTVTLFQFDRDDPVLRTWMRAFPGTVKSEDQIPDELRAHFRYPEDLFEVQRSLLAKYHVDEPREFFTTNAFWSVPSDPTNNANATQPPFYVLVGDQQSAQPSFRLASAMVGYNREFLSAYISAHSDPANYGKLTVLELPTDTLTQGPQQIQNSMISDTRVASERTLLERSNRIHYGNLLSLPIADGGVLYVEPLYTERISTSPSSSTFPQLSRVLVSVREPRTEGGVRVGYAPTLAESLDQVFGPGTGRVATARGGDAASAPPPGAGGPAPPQAVPPPRTTQPPAAPPRGPDVPPATVAELRETLADLRAVLDRLEKAIDAAETPGG is encoded by the coding sequence ATGGAGACAGGTTCGCCGGGAAAACGTCCGGTCTTGCCCAAGCGTGCCCGCCTGCTGGTGACGGCAGGCATGGGCATGCTCGCGTTGCTGCTGTTTGGACCCCGGCTAGTCGATATTTACGTTGACTGGTTGTGGTTTGGTGAGGTCGGTTTCCGCAGCGTCTGGATCACGGTACTGCTGACCCGCCTGGCGATTGTCGCAGCGGTCGCACTTGTGGTGGCCGGCATTGTGCTTGCTGCCCTACTGCTGGCGTATCGCTCGCGGCCGTTCTTTGTACCCGACGAGCCGCAGCGGGACCCGGTCGCGCCACTTCGCAGCGCGGTGATGCGCCGGCCGCGCCTGTTCGGGTGGGGCATCGCCGTCACGCTCGGTGTGGTGTGCGGGCTGATCGCTTCGTTCGACTGGGTGAAGGTTCAGTTGTTCGTACACGGGGGCACCTTTGGCATCGTGGACCCCGAATTCGGCTATGACATTGGGTTTTTCGTCTTCGATCTGCCGTTCTACCGGTCGGTGCTGAACTGGCTGTTCGTGGCCGTGGTTCTGGCGTTTCTAGCGAGCCTGTTGACGCATTACCTGTTCGGCGGCCTTCGGCTGACAACCGGCAGAGGCATGCTGACCCAGGCAGCTCGCGTTCAACTCGCAGTGTTCGCCGGCGCGGTTGTACTGCTGAAGGCGGTTGCCTACTGGTTGGATCGCTATGAGCTGTTGTCGAGTGGACGTAAGGAGCCGACCTTCACCGGCGCCGGCTACACCGATATCCACGCCGAGCTGCCGGCCAAGCTTGTGCTGGTGGCGATTGCGGTATTGTGTGCGGTGTCATTCTTTACCGCGATCTTTTTGCGCGACTTGAGGATTCCGGCGATGGCCGCCGCACTGCTGGTGCTGTCGGCGATCCTGGTCGGTGGACTGTGGCCGCTGCTGATGGAGCAGTTCTCGGTGCGTCCCAACGCCGCCGATGTCGAACGCCCATATATCCAACGCAACATCGAAGCGACCCGCGAGGCGTATCGGATCGGTGGCGATTGGGTCCAGTACCGTAGCTATCCGGGCATCGGTACCAAACAGCCGCGCGACGTGCCCGTGGATGTCACCACGATTGCCAAGGTGCGGCTGTTGGACCCGCATATCCTGTCCCGAACCTTCACCCAGCAACAGCAGCTCAAGAATTTCTTTAGCTTCGCCGAGATACTCGACATCGATCGCTATCGCATCGACGGTGAGCTGCAGGACTACATCGTCGGCGTCCGGGAGCTCTCGCCGAAAAGCCTCACCGGCAATCAGACCGACTGGATCAACAAACACACCGTCTACACGCATGGCAACGGCTTCGTGGCCGCCCCGGCCAATCGGGTGAACGCGGCGGCCCGCGGTGCCGAGAATATTTCCGACAGCAACAGCGGGTACCCGATATACGCCGTCAGTGACATCGCGTCGCTGGGTTCTGGGCGCCAGGTCATCCCGGTCGAGCAGCCACGGGTCTACTACGGCGAGGTGATCGCCCAGGCCGATCCGGACTACGCGATCGTGGGCGGAGCCCCGGGGTCCGCGCCGCGCGAGTATGACACCGACACGTCCAAGTACACCTATACCGGCGCCGGGGGTGTGTCGATCGGAAACTGGTTCAACCGCACGGTGTTTGCCACCAAGGTCGCCCAGCACAAGTTCCTGTTCTCCCGGGAGATCGGCTCGGAGTCGAAGGTGTTGATCCATCGCGACCCGAAGGAACGGGTGCAACGCGTGGCGCCGTGGTTGACCACCGACGACAACCCCTATCCGGTGGTGGTGAACGGGCGGATCGTCTGGATCGTCGACGCCTACACCACCTTGGACACCTATCCGTACGCACAACGCAGCTCGCTCGAGGGCCCGGTGACCAGCCCGACCGGCATTGTGCGGCAAGGCAAGCAGGTGTCGTACGTGCGTAACTCCGTCAAGGCAACCGTGGACGCCTACGACGGAACCGTAACGCTGTTTCAGTTCGATCGAGACGACCCGGTGCTGCGGACCTGGATGCGTGCCTTTCCCGGAACCGTCAAGTCCGAAGACCAGATTCCCGACGAGTTGCGTGCCCACTTCCGTTATCCGGAGGACCTTTTCGAGGTCCAACGTAGCTTGCTGGCCAAGTATCATGTCGACGAACCGCGAGAGTTCTTCACCACCAACGCCTTCTGGTCGGTGCCCAGCGACCCGACCAACAACGCTAACGCCACTCAACCGCCGTTCTACGTCCTCGTCGGCGACCAGCAGAGCGCCCAGCCGTCCTTCCGGTTGGCGTCGGCGATGGTTGGCTACAACCGCGAATTCCTCTCCGCGTACATCTCGGCGCACTCGGATCCGGCGAACTACGGCAAGCTGACCGTGCTGGAGTTACCCACCGACACCCTGACCCAAGGCCCGCAACAAATTCAGAACTCGATGATCTCCGACACTCGGGTCGCCTCCGAGCGCACCCTGCTGGAACGGTCAAACCGGATTCACTACGGCAACCTCTTGTCGCTGCCGATCGCCGACGGCGGCGTGCTCTATGTGGAACCGCTCTACACCGAGCGGATCTCGACAAGCCCGAGCAGTTCGACTTTCCCGCAACTTTCCCGGGTGCTGGTCAGCGTGCGTGAACCCCGCACCGAGGGCGGGGTCCGGGTCGGGTACGCACCGACCCTGGCCGAATCTTTGGATCAGGTATTTGGGCCCGGCACCGGTCGGGTCGCCACCGCTCGCGGCGGTGATGCCGCCAGCGCGCCACCGCCGGGAGCCGGCGGGCCGGCACCGCCGCAGGCCGTACCGCCACCGAGAACGACCCAACCGCCGGCCGCCCCGCCCCGGGGGCCGGACGTCCCCCCCGCGACGGTGGCCGAACTGCGGGAAACGCTGGCCGATCTGCGCGCGGTGCTCGACCGGTTAGAGAAGGCCATCGATGCCGCCGAAACGCCCGGTGGATAA
- the vapB1 gene encoding antitoxin VapB1 (part of toxin-antitoxin (TA) operon with Rv0065), giving the protein MATIQVRDLPEDVAETYRRRATAAGQSLQTYMRTKLIEGVRGRDKAEAIEILEQALASTASPGISRETIEASRRELRGG; this is encoded by the coding sequence ATGGCTACCATTCAAGTTCGGGATTTGCCCGAAGATGTCGCCGAAACCTATCGACGGCGCGCCACCGCAGCGGGGCAGTCGCTGCAGACGTATATGCGCACCAAGCTCATCGAAGGGGTGCGGGGCCGAGACAAGGCCGAGGCAATCGAGATCCTGGAACAGGCGCTCGCCAGCACTGCCAGCCCAGGCATCAGCCGGGAGACCATCGAGGCATCCCGGCGGGAGCTCAGGGGTGGATGA